The Pyricularia oryzae 70-15 unplaced genomic scaffold supercont8.8_3, whole genome shotgun sequence region gaacttcgtctccatggctacaaacgaccgacagctccgctgtttggacacaggcccctctcgatgaagagccgtcaactgccgtcagacgaatcctccgtgcgcctgaaggcacggggtcgcgtcagtgaacaaacctgtaagcaggaccgggcacgaacccggtcaggctcgattcgcttctatgcccttgttttccgctgtgtaaatagagaaaatagaaagcgcgccgagatacccctcgggaggttgctaacggccggctaatgagccgggccgagcccggcgttaaataatactactactactactactactactactacacgCACTCTTTCAACAGAGGCCAGATACAATAAGGAGCCCGCAGCGCCACATCGAAGTGAAGGTATGGAAGCACATCTTTGCAAAAGTGTGACGTTTTGGGTACCGCCTGAAGCCTCGGGAACAACACAATATCGCACTTATAGCCCCAAGCAAGTTCGTCTTGAGATCCGTATGTCACTTTGTCTGCACATCAAAACTGACGCTTTTTACGTGCAAGACCACTACTTTTCGTGCGAACCAGCCTAGAGGCCAACCATCCTGGGGAGTAAATTCTCACTCCAGTCTCCCTACCAATGAAGGGCTTACTCTATCGGACATGACCCTTCAGCTTCTTGAGCAAGTCCGGTCACTTAGTCAACGACATGGTTCCATGATTCCTGGGTCTGTCCAAGGATTACATGAAGCTCCGATACACTAAGAGTCACTGTCGATTCAACAGCGACACGTATGCCAGTGAATCGGCATGACTACCTAGCGACAACTTTGAACCCTTGACGTCCGACTGCTCAACGCTTCCCATCTGGTAGTAACTCCTTTCGCAGGAACACGACGAAACCCAAGTACGAGACTGCTGACAGCCTGTTCTTCAAGAAAAACCTCCCCTTTGGATGCAACAGCACCTGCTGGGGTGGGCTCAAGTCGAGCTCGCAGGGCACCCACTGCCACCCAGAAAGTCATCCCCACGATTCTTCACCACTCTTCGCATATCCATCCGATCCGGACTTTCAAAAACATCCTATTGAAACTGAACTTCATCTTTTAGCACAGCCACAGCCGTTTTGCAGAGCTTCTGTACTCGATTCACGACATCACGGGTAAGTCCCTCGTTGAGGAGCTCTGGGTGAGAAGCGGCATCGAGCCAGACGACAACCTCCTGGTCAAACAATGCCTCACCGCGGCGAGTCCTCGGACTCTTGCTCAGAATCGTCCTACTATGCAAGCACACCCACAATCGTGGCGCCATTCTCGTCGAACCGTATGCCACCCACCGTGATATTCTTGTCCCTCTATACTAGCAGAGTTCCTGCTGCGTCAGACTAGGGAGAGCTCTCCTTGCAAATTGTGCGTTTGTTTTTAGCCGTTTGTCCAAAGTTGGCCAGTCCACACGCGCTTCCGAATGAATGTTGTCCATTTCCTTGTCCCGGTAAGGGCTACCTCGAGGACGTTGAGCTCATCGGCAGGATAGCTCTCGAGAGCCTCTATGTCGGCCACGAACTGCGTATCGGCAATGACCACAAGGGACAAGAGTGGGGTCTTTTGGATAATGCTGCGACGCTCCCTGGCAGTCCTCCGTAACTGGATGAACTTTTGCATCTCAGCCATCTTGCGCTCGATCACGGCATCAAAGAGATCTTCCTTCTCAGGAGGTACGTGTTCCGAGTGAACTCGGTGCTTGTAAGTCCAGACACATACTCGCCGACAATGGCTGTAACAACCTATTGATATGCTCGGGGAGAAAAGGCGTGAAGGGGGCCATCGCCCGTACGACTGTGAGAAGCaccaggaaaagcatttcaAGTGCCATTCGTGTGTCCTCGAGCCCGAGACCAGCTGCGCCCTTGAGTCGCTTTCGATTGAAGCAAGTGTACCAGTTTGTCAAGTTGTCGATAGCCTGCAATAGTCTAGGAACTACTGTGTACAGTCGGTTCTTTCGCATCTTTTGCTCCATTAACGTAGTAGTCACTCACAGTCTGCGAGTATCCATCGGTTCATATGTTCAAGTTGCAGCCTGCCGGACGCAAGGAATCCCGTGTTGGCAACCAAGGCAGTCCCCTGTGTCTTTTTGGAAGGAGCGGGTTGCTCCGCAAACAAACAGTAACTGTTCCACAGAGGAGGGAAATCGCGAGCGATGCCCTTCACACCTGCCTCATTGAAGCGCAGCGGCTTCCCTCTGACGACCTGTGAAATGATGAGGTAAAGCCCAAGGGCATCTGAGACGTATTTTCCAGTTGGCAAACTCGGATTCGGATAGTTTTTGAGGCTTTTGGACATCTTTTTGTCGATCTCGGCCAGCACTAGGCCATTGACGATGCCCTTGTGAAATGAAGAGGTGCCCAACAGCTTGTTCCCCATCACCGAAAGGGTGTACACCCAGCCGCATGTCTGATCGAGGTCTTCGGCGATGAAAGCGGCAGGGAAAGATCAATGCACGAACTACTCTTTGCTCCTGAAGGGGTAACGGTTCGAGGAATTACGGCATAAATTGGGAATCGAGCCTGGCAAAGACAGTGTTACGTCAACCTGTTGTTCCTGCATCATCTTCACACACATGGGGTAGTAGATGTTGGAACCTACCAGCAGTCGAAAGTCTCATCGATCCGCCAAACAGTTTCGTCGGCAACCCTGATGACCCACGACGAGAAGCCGTAATGTTCAGGTGGGTGTCGGACCTCCAGCAGAAGTTGTCGGCGTGGGTGATGTTATGCCCGACAAGAAGCCTAGCCCTCGACCTGTGGTCTCTAACGATGATGTCCTGTTGATGGGTGATCGCGGATTTGCTCGTCTACTTCCTTCGTCGAACAGGAAGAACTAGATCGAGCAGTTTGCGGATGGCGTCAGCGCAATGGGACATTAACGTTCCCAGCCAGATGCCTCATCTGTTCGCACCTTGTTTAGTATTATTCTTGTTGGGTTTCCCACCCATTGTATGAAAGAACTTACTGGTCTGGGCTCTGCTCGGAAAAGGAGAGATGATATTCCCAACGATGAGATGTGCTCAGTCCTTTTCCTGTTGGCTATAATGTCGCCAGAAATCACAAGCTGACGTGCAACTCCGAAAGCATATCCGTGACATAAACCTCATCATACCCTTCTTTCGACACATGGTGTTTGGCCAGGGCAGGGAATTGTGACTTGTGTTCGAGTTGTGCACACAGTCTAGATAACACCCAAACTTGAATTTGCGCTGCAGTCTACCGACACTGTACAGAGACACTAAAGCCTAGTACTGTCTGTACAACCCGGCCTGGTAAGGTTCACCTCTACCTTCATCCCATTGTTCCCAACATACCATTTGTTGGGGATCCAGTGTACTTCAACGTGATTTTGGCCGGCTTAGCAAATCGGCAAGAGCATGGTTATATCTATAGCAGTAGATCGCTTCCTACTCTCATGCTGTGATTCTATCttgttttctattttttGCAGCTCACTAATCTAGTCGGTTCAACCAATCTCATTTGACTCTAAAACTATGAGGCACAAGACGCAGACCATCAAGGTGGCCACGAGTCCCGCGACATCAATGTCTTTTCCATCACTTCACCCACAGGTCGTCGAGGCCGTCGGAGACACATGTCCAATCTGGACCAGCAAGCAACACGGCAGGGACGTCATGGAATATTGTACACACGTGTCGGGCCATTTCCGCTGCGGGAACCAGAGATGCAGTCACGTCTGGAGCAGCGGCCTCGTGGCGATACGGATCAGGGCCTTCAATCGCGAGCGCTACAACGCAACCGTCTACAGTCAGCGCTGCAAAGCCTGCAACCGGCTAGGGTTCTTGAGCCTGGATGAGGACTCGTACGTCGAGAGGGTCGCGTACCGGCTCAAGAAGTGGGCAGGAGTCTCGGTCGAGGTTCCACGCCACGAAGTGAAGAGTACTCCCCCGCACATGTCGAGTCTATGCGAGGGGTGCAGGCAGGGCTGTTGTAGAGAGGGCGGTCGAGATGACTTGACCAGAGGACTGCAGAGGTTGAGTCTACGCTGAATCTGGGTTTCTAGTGCATAATTGGGTATTAAGTGACATTGGTATTACAGCTTCCCAACCTTTGTAAGACTATATACTGCAGCTTGGTGTGGATTTCTATTCTATTTTTAATCAACTGGTTCAGTCTTGCGTACTCGATGCACATATTGGATCTCGACCGATAATCGACCAATCGACTTGGTCAGAATTAAGTTTCTGATGGCTGCAAGGGCGTTCTGGGGTAAAGCCCCATCAAGACAAAGATCAACAAGAACCCACAAGCTGAAACTAACTTAACAGCTACCTTGCGCAGTACACGCCAAGACACTACATTGCGCCTCTACCTCTGGACCAGTTGCGCTGCCGGGACGGCACATCTTATTGGTAGAATTTTGCCGAGCTTGTCTTCCTACCAACCCGGGAGACCACAAATGACGGTGACAAAAAGTCCCCGTCGAATCCATTGGTTCTGTAAATTTTCTAGTTTGGCTGCAACTTCTGCTGTGCCTTTTAGAtcagcctcggcgtcgacttGGCACACTATATTATGCCACTTTCGGCAGACAACAGCGCTGATCAAGGCGAATTCCCCGCATTAGCTTTTCCGACGGGCCGTGATGAAGTCATAGGTTGCAAACGACAAGCTGGATCATCATTTCGCTTGTATTCAACCGCGATGTGAACTTGTATAAATTAAACGCCATCTTTTTGGAAAGCCCAAGGAAAGATTCAGCACTTTCTTTGTACCAACATAGTCGACCATCAAGCAAGTTCTGCGCCAGGCAGACTGAgaagaacaaagaaaaaaaaaaagaaacaaacaaacacacacacaaaggCATCACCCAACTCAAAACAGACAAGACAAACAATTCGCCATCATGCCTCGCCTCTTCCTCCAGCTCACGCTCCTCATCAACCTCCTCTTCTCCACCGCGCTGATGGCCAACGCGATGGCGCAGCCGGCCCCGACGCCCCCACCCCAGGTCGTGGCCGCGGCGGTCGCCGCACGCCAAATCACGCTGAGCCCGCCGGACATCTCTGTCGACATCCCCACGAGCATTCCCACCATCCGCGCGCCGGGAGGCAACACCACGCTGTCCATCACGCCCTCGAGCACGTCGGAGCCGGAAGGGGCCGCAGCGGGTCTCCGGGAGGGCTCGTGGGGTGCCGCCGTCTATGGTGCGCTCGTCGCGGTCGTCCTCGTGGTTGGCCGTTAGGGCTTAGCAATTAGCAGGGGCATgtatttttttcgtttttgcaATGTCTTTTTGATGGCGGCTCATTCACTTCAGGTTTTGTTTGGCTCCTTGTTGCTAGGCTATGTTGGCCTTGGTTAAGGCTAGAGGATGACTAGTCTAGTTGGGTTGCTTCTTGCCTTCTGTGACTGGATGGTGGCCTGAGTTCATATTATTTTGAAAAAGAATTGCCGCTTGGGACcgttgcaaacaaaggaagTAGACCCAGGAAAGGTCTCAACCAACAACCATGCGGATTCTTTCATCTATTTATATTCCAAGGACGTAGTAGCCACGTACTTACATCAAACTAGAGCAGAACCTGAGCCCGTATCCAATAGTTAGTTGTCTGGGATCAACAGAAACAGTGGAGCATAATACCAATATTCTGGTCTCAGATTGATGCATTGGAGGATCAACATGTCAATGTCACTCTTTCCCATGAGCCACGGGCCTAGCATCAAGTCCAAGGGTTGAAAGGCTGATATCGCAACTCCGCTTCGATTTCAACCCTGTTTTCGTCACGTAGGTGAATTGATAGCCCTCAAACTAACAATCCTTCTCGGCGTCGACCAGTCTGACATTTCTCTTCGATAAAGCTGGGGTGGCACTCAGCTATTTGCACAAAAATCGTACCTTAATCTCTGAGCTATTATTGGTATGGTCGCTGAGCCTCACCAGACACCCATTCTTTTCCACAAGAATTGTAAGACGTGTCATTTATAGTTCTCTTGTCCTGCTGAGGCGGACATTCTCGGTTCGCTGACAGGGCCCTGGTCAAAGATAGCATCGTTGAACTTTCCGTCCTTGGATGCCAGCCTCCCCGTTGAGTTGAGAGTTCAGGGGCAGGCTGGCAACAAGTACGCAGGTAGCATGAGGCCATTGGGCCAAGAAGAGCCCCACTGCGGCCTGCAGAGTGTATAAATCAGTGCTGGTGTACTACACAGATTGGCACTTTACGCATATTCGTCGATTCGTACCTTTAGTACTCTTTGCCCTCACAGAAGTCCCGCATAGGGAAAGATGCCGTCAAGCAGAGCCTCAAAAGATCAAAATTGCTGGGTTAAACTCCCCAAGACGACGCTCGTGGCGTTGGCGAGTGTCAGTATGTTGGAATCTTCTCTGGACTCTTCTTTACTTCTAATGGTGTCGCCACGGGAAGCTCTATGAACTTGGTCCAAGGCTTTCGGTCGTGACTACAGGGGCCACGTATTGCCACAGATACCCGCGCGACGTTATTAATAAGAACTGAGATTTGTTTCCGGATGATATGTATCCACACATTAATGTATGACTGGGTCAGTATGGCGCATTCGTGGATGCGGTTTGGATTTTACAAAGTGTTGCCGGGTATACATTGTCAACGGCGCAGCAAAATGAGAAAGAAAACCGCTCGATGTTGGTCCCTTGCCTCGCTTGCCTATCACGGAAGCAGCCCGCAACAGGCCCACTTTAATCAGGCGCCAAGGTCGGCCAGTTGCAGCAAATTGCTAATGTTGCCCAACAGGCCAGGTACCTGCCCGTGTTCAATCATACATTGAACCGGTATCCTCCGTTGCCTCGATTTGCTACTGGATACCTCTTTTCCAGAATTCGGTCTCTCGTCGCACTTCTACAGTGCCATTCTGCTCACGGAAAACATGGGGCAGAAACATTCTGTTCTGGAGCCACCCCCTCCAGTAAACACATTTGGTGAGTCTTTTGTTTGCCGCTAGTATCAATTTGCTTACAAGCCAGAATAAATTCGCTAGCAACTAACAACCCTGCGCTATCAAAAACACCAAAAGACAAATTCATCGACAAGTTTCGGTGTCACGTCAAAACCATCACTTCAAGAGACAAAAAATGGTTGGACGCCATATTTACCGAATTCGGCTGCACCGAGTCGGCCACGTCTGCCGCGGTCTGGGACGAATCGAGCCTGTCGCGGTTCCTCCACACCGTCGTCCCAGAGCCGCTGTGGCCCGACATCGAAGACGCCGTTCCGCTTCTGCACCGGTGCCTTGTGCGCCTCGGCGCGTACCCGTACCACAACGTCCCACCATACGGGCCGCTGACCGCCGACGTGGCGCTGGTGGCCATGGGGATCATTCACAACCATGAACACAGAGGGCGATGGAG contains the following coding sequences:
- a CDS encoding isoleucyl-tRNA synthetase, with protein sequence MCRKKANRKRTEHISSLGISSLLFRAEPRPDIIVRDHRSRARLLVGHNITHADNFCWRSDTHLNITASRRGSSGLPTKLFGGSMRLSTADLDQTCGWVYTLSVMGNKLLGTSSFHKGIVNGLVLAEIDKKMSKSLKNYPNPSLPTGKYVSDALGLYLIISQVVRGKPLRFNEAGVKGIARDFPPLWNSYCLFAEQPAPSKKTQGTALVANTGFLASGRLQLEHMNRWILADFPRLLQAIDNLTNWYTCFNRKRLKGAAGLGLEDTRMALEMLFLVLLTVHRVHSEHVPPEKEDLFDAVIERKMAEMQKFIQLRRTARERRSIIQKTPLLSLVVIADTQFVADIEALESYPADELNVLERDKNITVGGIRFDENGATIEVVVWLDAASHPELLNEGLTRDVVNRVQKLCKTAVAVLKDEVQFQ